TCCAGAAGGTGTGGGCGCTGTAAAAATTGGCGATGTATTGGATGCGTATCTCGAAAATGAAAAAATATTATCGTTTGAAATAAAATAATTTTGCAAAAAAACGTTTCGGAAAAATTATTTTTTCGAACGACAAAAAAACATTTTAAAATCATAAAAATGAATCTTAAAAAAATTAGTTTTGAAAAAATATTTTTCGCTTTCCTAATAACTGCAACGTTTTCAGCATGTACAAACAATGGAACTTATGCTTTAGATTTTCTACAAAAAGGAAATGTAGCTGATTCTCTGAAACATTATAAAGAGGCAATAAATGATTATAACAAAGCCCTTGAATTTAATCCGAATTATGCCATTGCATACAACAATCGCGGAAAAACAGAAATTGACATGGAGAATTATCAAGCAGCAATAATAGACTGCAACAAAGCAATTGTATTGAACACGAATCTATCCTCAGCCTACTCCAATAGAGGGTTAGCAGAAATTAGCTTAAAGGATTATACAAAAGCTATACAAGACTGTAACAATGCGATTGTACTCAATCCAACTATTGCAGGAGCTTATAATAATCGAGGATTGGCAGAAAGTGATATGGACAGTTGCCAAAAAGCAATAAAGGATTATAACAAAGCCATTGCATTGGATATAAGGTTTACAGAAGCTTATGCCAATCGAGGATTTATGGAAATTAACCTACAAGAATATGAGAAGGGAATAAAGGACTTGAACAAAGCTATTGAATTGGATTCAACTTTTTCAATTGCATACTACAATCGGGGCATTGCAGAAGACAAGTTAAAGGATTATAAACACGCGCTGCAAGATTGTAACAAGGCAATTGAATTAGATTCAAATTCTGCAGTTTCTTTTCTCTATCGAGGAATGGTAAAATTTAATTCTGGTAACGCAGTTGCTTCTGTTCCAGACTTTGAAAAGGCTACTCATTTAGATTCTACTGATGTAGCTGCGTTTGCTAATCTTGGAGTAGCAAAATACAATTTAAAAGATTTTGATGGCGCAAAAATAGCTTGTAATAAAGCAATTCAGTTAGATTCTTCGCTTGCGAAAGATTTACAACAATACATGAAATAATTTTTTCGTAAAAAGCGTTTTGAAAAATTATTTTTTCGAAGAGCTTTTTTTCTTCTCGAAAATGTGTGGTTCAAAAATTTTTTTTCAGAAAAAAGACTTCAAATCCAATCCAAAAAAGTATTTTTGGGAGCATTAAAAAAAATATTTCATTAAAACTAAATAGCGATGAATTTACACGAATATCAAGGAAAAGACATTTTAAAAAAATATGGCGTGCGCGTGCAAGAAGGCATCGTAGCTGACACTCCTGAAAAAGCAGTGGAGGCTGCGAAAGAATTGCAAAAGCAAACTGGCACAAGTTGGTGGGTGGTAAAAGCACAAATTCATGCGGGCGGCAGAGGAAAAGCGGGTGGCGTTAAATTAGCCAAAAACTTGGACGAAGTAAAAAAAATAGCAAGTGAAATTATCGGAATGAATTTGGTTTCGCGCCAAACTGGTCCGCAAGGAAAAAAAGTCGGGAAAGTATTGATAGCACAGGATGTTTATTATCCTGGTGAAAGCAAAACAGCCGAATTTTATATGGGCGTTTTATTAAATCGCCAAAGCGGAAGAAACGTAATTATGTACTCTACCGAAGGCGGAATGGATGTGGAAGAAGTGGCAGCAAAAACGCCTGAACTTATTCACAAAGAAGAAATAGATCCGAAAGTGGGATTGCGCGATTTTCAATGTCGCAAAATTGCTTTCAACTTGGGCTTGAGCGGAAATGCGTTTAAAGAAATGACGAAATTTATTGCCAATCTTTACAAAGCGTATGATGGAACGGATTCGTCCATGTTTGAAATAAATCCAGTTTTAAAAACTTCGGACGATAAAATCTTAGCCGTTGATGCCAAAGTAACATTGGATAACAACGCGCTGTATCGTCATCCTGATTATCTCGCTTTGCGCGATTTAACGGAAGAAGATCCGACAGAAGTAGATGCTGGAAATCACAATTTGAATTATGTGCAATTAGACGGAAACGTAGGCTGCATGGTAAATGGCGCAGGTTTAGCAATGGCAACAATGGACATTATTAAATTGGCAGGCGGAAATCCAGCAAACTTCTTGGACGTTGGAGGAACAGCAGATGCAGCGCGAGTGGAACAAGCATTTCGGATTATTTTGAAAGAGCCAAAAGTAGAAGCTATTTTAGTAAATATTTTTGGAGGAATTGTTCGTTGTGATCGCGTGGCGCAAGGAATTGTAGATGCTTACAAAAATATGGGAACTATTAGAGTGCCTATTATTGTTCGTTTGCAAGGAACAAATGCGGTGGAAGCGAAAAAAATAATTGATGATTCGGGACTAAAAGTTTATTCGGCAATTTTGTTGCAAGAAGCAGCAGATTTAGTTCAGCAAGTATTGAAAAAATAATTTTTTCAAGCAATTAAATCCTTCTCCGAAAGAGAGGGATTTTTTTCAAATAAAATATAATAACAACCTAAAAAACAAAAAAATATGGCAAAAATTAAAGTAGCAAATCCTGTTGTAGAATTAGATGGCGATGAAATGACGCGCGTTATTTGGAAGTTTATAAAAGACAAATTGATTCTTCCTTATTTGGATTTAGATATTAAATATTTCGACTTAGGAGTGGAACACCGCGATGCTACAAACGATCAAGTTACGATTGATTCTGCGGAAGCAATAAAAAAATACAATGTTGGAATTAAATGTGCAACTATCACACCTGACGAAGCGCGCGTTACGGAATTTAAGTTGAAACAAATGTGGAAATCGCCAAACGGAACTATTCGTAATATTTTGGATGGAACTGTTTTTCGTGAACCGATTGTGTGTAAAAATGTACCACGTTTAGTTCCAAACTGGACGGCTCCTATTTGTATCGGTCGTCATGCTTTTGGTGATCAATACCGCGCAACGGATTTCGTTACCAAAGGAAAAGGAAAATTAACCATTACGTTTACGCCCGAAAATGGTGATGCTCAACAATCGTTTGAAGTTTATAATTTTAAAGGTGATGGCGTTGCACTTGCGATGTACAACACGGATGAATCTATCAGAGGATTTGCGCATTCGTGCTTCAACATGGCTTTACAGAAAAAATGGCCACTTTATTTATCTACAAAAAATACCATTTTAAAAAAATACGATGGACGTTTTAAAGATATTTTCGAAGAAATTTATCAGCAAGATTACAAAGCAAAATACCAAGCTGCCGGCATTACTTACGAGCATCGTTTGATTGATGATATGGTAGCAAGCGCTTTAAAATGGAATGGAAATTTTGTGTGGGCTTGTAAAAACTATGATGGTGATGTGCAAAGCGATACAGTGGCGCAAGGCTTTGGCTCATTGGGTTTAATGACTTCTGTATTAGTAACTCCCGATGGAAAAACAATGGAGGCAGAAGCGGCACACGGCACTGTTACACGCCATTTCAGAGATCACGAAGCAGGAAAACCAACTTCTACGAATCCAATTGCTTCTATTTTTGCTTGGACAAGAGGATTGGAATTTAGAGGAATGTTGGATAAAAATGTGGAACTCGTAAACTTCTGCAAAGCCTTAGAAGAAGTTTGTGTGGAGACTGTTGAAAGCGGAAAAATGACAAAAGATTTAGCCGTTTGTATTCACGGAAATAAAGTAAATCACGGAGAACATTATTTGTATACTGAAGAATTTTTAACGGCTTTAGATACTAATTTGCAAAAGAAATTGGCAAAATAACTCTCCATTTTTAAGGCTTCAAAAAAAGCGTCTCGGAAAATTAATTTTTCGAGGCGCTTTTTAGGTTGTTCTTTCTTTTTTATTATCTTTGGAAAATGCTATCGCGAAAAAAAAGTAAATTATCCGTAAAAATAATTTACGTTTGTTTCCTCACATTAATTTTTTTTCTGCCCAATAAGATGGAGGCGCAATTCATTCTAAATGGAAGTGCTACAATTATTACGCCTCAATGTTCTTCCGCAACTACAACATATCAATTAACCCCCGATTTAGGCGCACAAGCCGGAGAAATTTGGTATGCTACGCAAATTAGTTTAGCCAATCGGTTTGACATTCAATTTCAGGTTTTTCTTGGTACGAAAGATTATTATGGAGGTAGTGGTGCAGACGGAGTCTGTTTCGTTTTTCAACAACAAAGTACCAATGCCGGTAGTGCTGGAGGAGGAATGGGATTTGGAGGTATAACACCTTCTGTTGGTGTAGAATTTGACACGTATGAAAATGGTTGGGATCCTGCTTTTTGTCATACTGCAATTGAAAAAAATGGAGATGTAAATCACACAGATGGTTCGGGTAATAATCTGGCAGGTCCAGTTCAACTTAGCTCTACTAATCCAGATTTACCAGATGGAGCTTGGCACAGTATTGAAATTATATGGGATCCCATAACAAAAAAATTATCAGAGTATTGTGATTGTGTTTTTCGTTTATCCTACACAGGTGATATCGTAAGTACTGTTTTTGGTGGAAATCCAAACGTTTATTGGGGATTTACTGCAGGAACGGGCGGAGCCTCAAATCTACAAGAGATTTGCATCACACATTCTTATCTAACTAACAATCTTCGAGATACCTTGATATGCTCAGGCAACTCAGTACCATTAACTGTTTCAGGTGGAGTTTCGTACTCTTGGTCACCCGCTGCTGGTTTAAGTTCTACAACAACCGCATCTGTTACTGCAACACCAGCCACCACAACGAGTTATACGGTTTCAATAACAAATAATTGCGGATTAATTAGTAGAGACAGTGCCACCATAACAGTTAATCCGAATCCGGTTGTTACGGTTAATTCAACTGCGATATGCGCAGGCACTAATGCTACCCTCACGGGAAATGGAGCAACAGCTTATTCGTGGAGTACAGGATCAATAACAAATCCAATTACGGTAATACCAGCAACAACCACTACTTACACATTAACAGGAACAACGACAGGTTGTACGGGTACAGCCATTGCAACAGTTACGGTCAATGTATTGCCAACAATAACCGTAAATTCAGCAACAATATGTGCAGGTACAGGTGCAACTTTAACGGGCGTAGGACCAGCAGGTACGACATATAGTTGGAGTACAGGCGCAACAACTAATCCGATAACAGTAAGTCCTGCCTCAACAACGAGTTATACCGTAACAGGAACAGATGCGAATGGTTGTACAGGTTCAGCAGTAGCAACAGTTACAGTAGGTTCAACTCTGTCTATAACAGCAAGTTCACCAAGTATTTGTTCTGGTAGCTCAATAAGTTTAAGTGCAAGTGGAGGTACTACTTATTCCTGGAGTACAGGTTCCACTACAAATCCAATTACTGTAACACCACTTACTACTACAACCTATACCGTAACAGGTACTAGTAGTACTTGTAGTGGAAGCGCAACAGTTACAGTTACAGTTGATGTTTTAAAAGCAACGGCTGCTGGTTTTCCGGCTACTTGTAATGGAAGTTGCAATGGCTATGCAGTAGTAATTCCATCAGGAGGTACTTTACCATATACTTATTTATGGACACCAGGTGGTAATACTACAGCTAATGCGAATAATCTTTGTGCAGGAAATTATTGTATAAAAGTATCCGATGCCAATGGATGTAGTATAGATACTTGTGTCATAATAACGGAGCCGACAGCTCTTAATGTAAGTATTCCTACCTCAAGCAATGATTCGTGTAATAGATTATGCGATGGCACAGCAACTGGCTTGACAACGGGAGGAACAGCTCCTTATACCTATTCTTGGAATACAGTACCTGTTCAAACTACAGCGGAAGCTATATCCTTGTGTGCAGGCACCTATACTTTAACCGCCAACGATGCAGCAGGTTGTAGCAGTACTGCAAGTGTTACCATTACACAACCAACACAGATAACAGTAACACCTTCAGCCGCCACAACTATATGTATCGGACAAAGCACAACAATTAGTTCAACTGCATCAGGTGGAACACCTGCTTATACGTATAGTTGGAATGCAATCTATAACGGACAAAATTATACGGTGAGTCCTACAAGTACCCCAATTACTTATACGGTGATAGCCAACGATGCTAATGGATGTAAATCCACACCACAAACGGTAACGGTAAGTCTTAATCCTCCGCTGAATGTTATTGCGAAAAGCGACACCTCTTTGTGTATTGGAGGACATGCTACCTTGAACGCTATCGCAACAGGTGGAAACGGAAACTACAATTATGTATGGCAGCCGGGAGCTTTTTCAGGCAGCACAATAAGTCTAACTCCAATCACTACT
This genomic stretch from Bacteroidia bacterium harbors:
- a CDS encoding PKD domain-containing protein yields the protein MEAQFILNGSATIITPQCSSATTTYQLTPDLGAQAGEIWYATQISLANRFDIQFQVFLGTKDYYGGSGADGVCFVFQQQSTNAGSAGGGMGFGGITPSVGVEFDTYENGWDPAFCHTAIEKNGDVNHTDGSGNNLAGPVQLSSTNPDLPDGAWHSIEIIWDPITKKLSEYCDCVFRLSYTGDIVSTVFGGNPNVYWGFTAGTGGASNLQEICITHSYLTNNLRDTLICSGNSVPLTVSGGVSYSWSPAAGLSSTTTASVTATPATTTSYTVSITNNCGLISRDSATITVNPNPVVTVNSTAICAGTNATLTGNGATAYSWSTGSITNPITVIPATTTTYTLTGTTTGCTGTAIATVTVNVLPTITVNSATICAGTGATLTGVGPAGTTYSWSTGATTNPITVSPASTTSYTVTGTDANGCTGSAVATVTVGSTLSITASSPSICSGSSISLSASGGTTYSWSTGSTTNPITVTPLTTTTYTVTGTSSTCSGSATVTVTVDVLKATAAGFPATCNGSCNGYAVVIPSGGTLPYTYLWTPGGNTTANANNLCAGNYCIKVSDANGCSIDTCVIITEPTALNVSIPTSSNDSCNRLCDGTATGLTTGGTAPYTYSWNTVPVQTTAEAISLCAGTYTLTANDAAGCSSTASVTITQPTQITVTPSAATTICIGQSTTISSTASGGTPAYTYSWNAIYNGQNYTVSPTSTPITYTVIANDANGCKSTPQTVTVSLNPPLNVIAKSDTSLCIGGHATLNAIATGGNGNYNYVWQPGAFSGSTISLTPITTTIYTVTVTDNCGTPSDSSTVTVKVNPLPTASFSADTTSGCYPLCVTFTNLSTPPSASATWEFGDGNSATTVGSASYCYQTAGQFSVSLAVKDSLGCSNSTTIGNLITVYPHPTANFNMSPNPVTILEPTVFF
- the sucC gene encoding ADP-forming succinate--CoA ligase subunit beta: MNLHEYQGKDILKKYGVRVQEGIVADTPEKAVEAAKELQKQTGTSWWVVKAQIHAGGRGKAGGVKLAKNLDEVKKIASEIIGMNLVSRQTGPQGKKVGKVLIAQDVYYPGESKTAEFYMGVLLNRQSGRNVIMYSTEGGMDVEEVAAKTPELIHKEEIDPKVGLRDFQCRKIAFNLGLSGNAFKEMTKFIANLYKAYDGTDSSMFEINPVLKTSDDKILAVDAKVTLDNNALYRHPDYLALRDLTEEDPTEVDAGNHNLNYVQLDGNVGCMVNGAGLAMATMDIIKLAGGNPANFLDVGGTADAARVEQAFRIILKEPKVEAILVNIFGGIVRCDRVAQGIVDAYKNMGTIRVPIIVRLQGTNAVEAKKIIDDSGLKVYSAILLQEAADLVQQVLKK
- a CDS encoding isocitrate dehydrogenase (NADP(+)) — protein: MAKIKVANPVVELDGDEMTRVIWKFIKDKLILPYLDLDIKYFDLGVEHRDATNDQVTIDSAEAIKKYNVGIKCATITPDEARVTEFKLKQMWKSPNGTIRNILDGTVFREPIVCKNVPRLVPNWTAPICIGRHAFGDQYRATDFVTKGKGKLTITFTPENGDAQQSFEVYNFKGDGVALAMYNTDESIRGFAHSCFNMALQKKWPLYLSTKNTILKKYDGRFKDIFEEIYQQDYKAKYQAAGITYEHRLIDDMVASALKWNGNFVWACKNYDGDVQSDTVAQGFGSLGLMTSVLVTPDGKTMEAEAAHGTVTRHFRDHEAGKPTSTNPIASIFAWTRGLEFRGMLDKNVELVNFCKALEEVCVETVESGKMTKDLAVCIHGNKVNHGEHYLYTEEFLTALDTNLQKKLAK
- a CDS encoding tetratricopeptide repeat protein gives rise to the protein MNLKKISFEKIFFAFLITATFSACTNNGTYALDFLQKGNVADSLKHYKEAINDYNKALEFNPNYAIAYNNRGKTEIDMENYQAAIIDCNKAIVLNTNLSSAYSNRGLAEISLKDYTKAIQDCNNAIVLNPTIAGAYNNRGLAESDMDSCQKAIKDYNKAIALDIRFTEAYANRGFMEINLQEYEKGIKDLNKAIELDSTFSIAYYNRGIAEDKLKDYKHALQDCNKAIELDSNSAVSFLYRGMVKFNSGNAVASVPDFEKATHLDSTDVAAFANLGVAKYNLKDFDGAKIACNKAIQLDSSLAKDLQQYMK